A stretch of the Bacillus sp. FJAT-18017 genome encodes the following:
- a CDS encoding GNAT family N-acetyltransferase produces MYQYFNGLVIREGTVGVPAEQVEVLFKDAGWARNTPEWQKEKFTLIFTNSTWAFTVWDNEKMVGMVRVISDQIMAANIMDLVVLTAYRGKGIGQKLVELCVQKLPHGDWFAHTSANNFSFYKKCGFEVRDLSENGTCTYYGYIQARKDGHRV; encoded by the coding sequence ATGTATCAGTATTTCAATGGACTGGTTATCCGGGAGGGAACAGTTGGTGTTCCGGCTGAACAGGTTGAAGTTCTTTTCAAAGATGCAGGGTGGGCACGAAATACGCCTGAGTGGCAAAAGGAAAAATTCACACTAATATTCACGAACTCAACTTGGGCCTTCACTGTTTGGGATAACGAAAAGATGGTCGGTATGGTCAGAGTCATTTCAGACCAAATCATGGCAGCGAACATTATGGATTTGGTTGTGCTAACTGCCTATCGGGGAAAGGGAATTGGCCAAAAGCTGGTGGAACTCTGCGTTCAAAAGCTTCCCCATGGCGATTGGTTCGCGCATACCTCTGCAAACAATTTTAGTTTTTACAAGAAGTGCGGTTTTGAAGTGAGGGATTTATCCGAAAATGGGACCTGTACCTATTACGGTTATATACAGGCAAGGAAGGATGGACACAGAGTCTAG
- a CDS encoding DoxX family membrane protein translates to MFNKFLRENNIVSALLAVLRVYLGYAWFSAGLGKIQSGAFDASGFIQGAIANPVKGPDGGVVYGWYVDFLQSVALPNIDLFNVLVPWGELLVGLGLMLGCLTTAAMFFGLVMNFAFFFAGTVSHNPTDILFGFILLAAGANAGKYGLDRWVLPYINKAVFKKAQTQQ, encoded by the coding sequence ATGTTTAACAAATTCTTAAGAGAAAACAATATTGTTTCTGCACTACTAGCTGTGCTTCGTGTATATCTCGGTTATGCCTGGTTCAGTGCAGGCCTTGGAAAAATTCAGAGCGGAGCATTTGATGCCAGCGGATTCATCCAGGGAGCAATCGCAAACCCGGTTAAAGGCCCTGACGGCGGTGTCGTCTACGGTTGGTACGTTGACTTCCTGCAAAGTGTTGCTCTTCCTAACATCGACCTGTTTAACGTTCTTGTTCCTTGGGGCGAACTTCTCGTAGGTCTTGGCCTCATGCTAGGCTGCCTGACAACTGCTGCTATGTTCTTCGGTCTAGTAATGAACTTTGCGTTCTTCTTTGCTGGAACAGTCAGCCACAACCCAACTGACATCCTGTTCGGATTCATCCTGCTTGCAGCCGGTGCAAATGCTGGTAAATACGGTCTTGACCGCTGGGTGCTTCCATACATCAACAAAGCAGTCTTCAAAAAGGCACAAACTCAACAATAA
- a CDS encoding AraC family transcriptional regulator gives MEIRVRTLPDLDVAYIRRVGSYFGPQEHWGKLMEWAAENGLFPPEQDFIGISLDNPDFVREEECRHDACVTIPNGFYKESHQEIHYKTLNGGLYALYSFYDSPEKLNEAYQFMYREWLNTVDFEADFDRFTLEFTRNNPAEDPDGKCKVDLFVPINERG, from the coding sequence ATGGAGATTCGTGTAAGAACGCTGCCAGATTTAGATGTTGCGTACATCAGGCGGGTTGGAAGCTATTTTGGACCACAGGAACACTGGGGAAAATTGATGGAGTGGGCAGCTGAAAACGGCCTATTTCCCCCTGAGCAAGACTTTATAGGTATTTCACTGGATAATCCGGATTTTGTTAGAGAAGAGGAATGCCGGCATGATGCCTGTGTTACGATTCCAAATGGCTTTTATAAGGAAAGCCATCAGGAAATTCACTATAAAACATTGAATGGCGGATTGTATGCTTTGTATTCGTTCTATGATAGCCCGGAAAAGCTAAATGAAGCCTACCAATTTATGTACAGAGAATGGCTGAATACAGTTGATTTTGAAGCTGATTTTGATCGATTCACTCTTGAGTTCACCAGGAATAACCCCGCTGAAGACCCAGACGGGAAATGCAAAGTCGATTTATTTGTCCCAATAAACGAGAGGGGGTAA
- a CDS encoding DNA-binding protein, producing MPESTAFPKIPKPAERALISAGFTQLAQLTAIPETELLNLHGIGPKAIRILKEALAENGLDFAKDA from the coding sequence ATGCCTGAATCCACTGCTTTCCCAAAAATCCCAAAACCGGCTGAACGAGCCCTGATTAGTGCCGGTTTCACACAACTTGCACAGTTAACAGCAATTCCCGAAACAGAACTCCTAAACTTACATGGCATTGGGCCAAAAGCAATAAGGATACTAAAAGAAGCTCTTGCAGAAAATGGCCTGGATTTTGCAAAAGATGCTTGA
- a CDS encoding glycosyl hydrolase family 18 protein yields the protein MTVHVVRSGENLWFISNLYAVPIATVISVNGLTSTKLVPGLALYIPDNNQHTRSYQIKSGDILWRVARQFNTTVSSIIAANPGIDVGKLRIGQVITIPSPIKMALRTVGFFIPSGASTNLSTLDSLANQLTYIAIVNYSFTAQGWAYAQFDDSAIITRCRQLNISPLLMIRNFTSSGFDAGLAGAVLGNATYRRNLIASIVNLARSRGFEGVSLDFEFIPPANRSDFTIFLQSLKQQLGDLELHVNVHAKTEDLPTNRIVGAYDYAAIGRIADYMAVMTIDYGYPGGPPDPISPINWVEQVIKYARSLVDAQKLVMAMALYGYDSVAATKTTRGISVLTAQNNALSFGTAIQYDRTFQSPWYRYWSGTVEHIVWFEDIRSYTEKYRLIDSHQLAGTTFWHIGLPAPQNWAFLTEEATVIKKRRSGL from the coding sequence ATGACTGTTCACGTTGTACGTTCTGGTGAAAATCTCTGGTTCATTTCGAACCTGTATGCTGTCCCAATTGCTACCGTTATTTCAGTTAACGGATTAACTTCAACAAAGCTGGTGCCTGGCCTTGCTCTTTATATTCCAGACAATAACCAGCACACCAGAAGCTATCAGATAAAATCAGGTGATATACTTTGGCGGGTGGCGCGGCAGTTTAACACAACTGTTAGTTCGATTATAGCTGCAAATCCAGGCATTGATGTTGGCAAACTTCGAATTGGCCAAGTCATTACCATTCCCTCACCGATAAAGATGGCCCTGCGCACTGTAGGTTTTTTTATACCTTCGGGCGCATCAACAAATCTCTCAACACTAGATTCCTTAGCAAATCAACTAACCTATATAGCGATAGTAAACTATTCATTTACGGCGCAGGGATGGGCTTATGCTCAATTTGACGATTCTGCGATTATTACAAGATGCAGACAGCTGAATATTTCTCCATTACTAATGATTCGGAACTTTACTTCAAGCGGATTTGATGCGGGGCTGGCAGGCGCGGTTCTGGGGAATGCTACATACCGGCGGAATTTAATAGCGAGTATTGTCAATCTAGCAAGGAGTAGAGGATTTGAGGGTGTAAGCCTTGATTTTGAATTTATTCCCCCGGCAAACCGAAGTGATTTTACCATATTCCTTCAATCTTTAAAGCAGCAATTAGGCGATTTGGAATTGCATGTTAACGTCCACGCCAAAACAGAAGATTTGCCAACGAATCGAATTGTCGGAGCATATGATTATGCTGCGATTGGAAGGATCGCTGATTATATGGCGGTCATGACAATTGATTATGGCTATCCCGGCGGGCCGCCCGATCCGATTTCACCAATAAACTGGGTCGAGCAAGTGATTAAGTATGCGCGAAGTTTGGTGGATGCGCAGAAACTAGTAATGGCAATGGCTTTATACGGTTATGACAGTGTCGCTGCGACAAAAACAACCAGGGGAATATCTGTCCTCACCGCCCAGAACAATGCCCTATCCTTTGGGACGGCTATTCAATATGATCGAACGTTTCAATCCCCATGGTACCGTTATTGGTCTGGCACGGTGGAACATATTGTTTGGTTTGAGGATATCCGCAGCTATACAGAGAAGTACCGGCTGATCGATTCCCACCAATTGGCCGGAACTACTTTTTGGCATATTGGCCTCCCCGCACCACAGAACTGGGCATTCTTAACGGAAGAAGCAACTGTCATAAAAAAACGCCGCTCGGGATTATGA
- a CDS encoding SRPBCC family protein, which produces MDTKVTAKMKIRKPANEVFEAIVNPEKMGNYWFSTGTGRLEEGQTVTWRYEEYGAEGKVHVLELETAKKIVFNWGEPEAETTVTMNFLEEEDSAIVEVIEAGLKEDDPYLVQKMMGQTGGWIYMLSCLKAYLEHGISDLRASLIH; this is translated from the coding sequence ATGGACACGAAAGTAACAGCTAAAATGAAAATTCGAAAGCCAGCTAACGAAGTGTTTGAAGCGATTGTGAATCCCGAAAAAATGGGGAATTACTGGTTCTCAACAGGGACGGGGAGATTGGAAGAAGGCCAAACCGTTACCTGGAGATATGAGGAATACGGTGCTGAAGGAAAAGTGCATGTCCTTGAGCTGGAGACAGCCAAGAAAATCGTCTTCAATTGGGGTGAGCCCGAAGCAGAGACGACAGTGACGATGAACTTTTTAGAGGAAGAGGATTCGGCGATTGTTGAAGTGATTGAAGCCGGACTGAAGGAAGACGATCCGTATCTTGTTCAGAAAATGATGGGACAAACCGGTGGCTGGATCTACATGCTTTCATGCCTGAAGGCGTACCTGGAGCACGGAATTTCAGATTTAAGGGCATCACTTATTCATTAA
- a CDS encoding GNAT family N-acetyltransferase → MQSTIQVRQADSNDSSELYGLMREYIVDFYNQPEPSEEELKGLIRHLLENPSSGVQFVAEENGRLIGFATLYFTFSTLKVKRQAILNDLFVQRDVRGKKVGETLFKTCLDYIRMHDFAGMTWETAQDNVAAQGLYKKMGGKISKWVVYEIK, encoded by the coding sequence TTGCAAAGCACGATTCAGGTAAGACAAGCAGACAGTAATGATAGTAGTGAACTATACGGCCTTATGAGGGAATACATAGTAGATTTCTACAACCAGCCTGAACCTTCCGAGGAGGAGTTAAAGGGCTTGATTCGTCATCTTCTTGAGAACCCTTCAAGCGGTGTGCAATTTGTAGCTGAAGAAAATGGAAGGCTGATTGGATTTGCCACCTTGTATTTTACCTTTAGCACACTCAAGGTTAAGAGGCAGGCGATCCTAAATGACTTATTTGTCCAAAGGGATGTTCGTGGTAAAAAGGTTGGAGAAACTCTTTTCAAAACATGTCTGGACTATATTAGAATGCACGACTTCGCGGGAATGACATGGGAAACAGCTCAGGACAATGTTGCAGCCCAAGGGCTTTATAAAAAAATGGGCGGAAAGATTTCGAAATGGGTTGTTTATGAAATAAAATAG